The Streptomyces uncialis genomic interval ATCGGGGACGAGCCGGGCCAGCTCGCCCGGATCTTCGCGGACGCCGACCGGGCCGGGGTGAACATCGAGGACGTCCGGATCGAGCACGCCACCGGGCGCCAGGAGGGCCTGGTCCAGCTGATGGTCGTCCCCGCCGCGATGCCCGCCCTGATCGTGGCCCTGCGCGAGCGCGGCTGGTCCCTGCGCCAGTGACCCCGCGTCCCGCCCCGGGTGACCCGGCACCGGGTACGGGTGACCCGGCGCGGCGGGGGCGGGCGGGTCCGGCGCGGCGGGGCCGGGCGGGCGTGGCCGTCCCCGGGGTGAGCGGTCAAGGCGTCCCCGCCGGAACCAGTAACCTTGTGCGAGGCCGACGATCGGCCCACCCACCCCGCTCCACACCTGGAAGGTGCCCCGTGGAAACCGTCGCCGGAAGCCCCGCAGTCATCGTCGCGATCGACGGTCCGTCCGGCACGGGCAAGTCCAGCACCTCCAAGGCCGTCGCCGCCCAGCTCGGGCTCCGCTACCTGGACACCGGTGCCCAGTACCGGGCGATCACCTGGTGGATGGTGCACCACGGCGTCGACATCACGGACCCCGCGGCGATCGCCGCCGTGGCCGGGCAGCCGGAGATCGTGTCCGGTACCGACCCGGCCGCCCCGACGATCAGCGTCGACGGCACGGATGTCGCCGGGCCGATCCGTACCCAGGAGGTCACGGCGAAGGTCAGCGCGGTCAGCGCGGTGCCCGAGGTGCGCACCCGGATCACCGAGCTCCAGCGCACCA includes:
- the cmk gene encoding (d)CMP kinase → METVAGSPAVIVAIDGPSGTGKSSTSKAVAAQLGLRYLDTGAQYRAITWWMVHHGVDITDPAAIAAVAGQPEIVSGTDPAAPTISVDGTDVAGPIRTQEVTAKVSAVSAVPEVRTRITELQRTIARAAEGGIVVEGRDIGTTVLPDADLKIFLTASPEARAARRSGELNGADVKATQEALVKRDAADSSRKTSPLAKAGDAVEVDTTDLTLQQVIECVVTLVEERREGKTLVEGKRAAR